Part of the Prosthecobacter debontii genome is shown below.
CACGAAGGGGAAGCTCAAAGAAGAAGTCTGAGCCCTGCCCCTGCTCACTGATCACACTAATCTCTCCACCCATCATTCGGCAGAGCTTACGGCAAATGGCCAGGCCGAGCCCCGTACCACCATATTTGCGAGTGGTGGAAGTGTCGGCCTGGGTAAAGGCTTGGAATAGGCTGCCAATCTTGTCCGACGGAATACCGATGCCGGTATCGCGGACGGAGAAATGAAGATGTGCAAGATCGCCTTGAGGCGTCTTGCGGCTCACCTGCCGAGCGAGAATGAGGATCTCGCCTTTTTCTGTGAACTTGATGGAGTTGCCGACGAGATTGACCAAGACCTGCTTGATGCGCTGAAAGTCTCCTTTGAACATCCGCGGTAAAGCAGGATCCATGTGGAAATTCAATTCGATCGCCTTCTCGGCGGCTCGATAAGAGAAGACGTCGGCCACCTCCGCCAAAAGCTTCTCCATATCGACAGGCATATCCTCGATTTCCATCTTACCAGATTCGATTTTGGAGAAGTCCAAGATGTCATTGATCAGATGCAGCAGCGACTCACCGGAGGAACGGATCATACGAACCAATTCCTCCTGCTCGTGGTCCAATCCCATCTCTAGAAGCAGGGAGGTCGTGCCGATGATGCCGTTCATCGGAGTGCGGATCTCATGGCTCATGTTGGCCAGGAAATCTCCTTTAGCCGCAGTAGCTACCTCGGCTTGTTTGCGCGCCTTTTGGAATTCCCCCAGCATCTGCTGACGTCGTGATTCTTCCTGTTGGAAGCCGGTGATGGCATGATTGAACTGATCCTGAAGCGAATCCAAATCATCAAGGCCGGAGGCGGGCAGGCGATGATTGAGATTGCCTTGTTTGAGAGCCTCGAAACCCGCCTTGAGCGCTTCGGTTTTGCGGGTGATGGCACAACCTACCAGATAAAAACCGAGAATAGCCGGGAGTAACCCGATGGCGGTGCCGAGTGCAGGCACCATGAGGCGAGGAAGATTCAAAAGATGCCGAATGTGTACCCGCGGCTGGCGGGCGATGATGACCCCGGCGATCCGTCCATCGGCATTCATCAGCGGTGCACCTGCCAGCAACCATTCATAAGGACGCTTGAGGCTGGCTTCGAGGGGATTGTTGGCATCGCCAATGACCACGGAGGAACCCGCCATCACACGATACACGATGTCCTGGAGTTGCTGGGTGTCTGGCTCCATCGGCTGGAGATTGAGCGCCGTATCATGTACGATAATAAACGGCGTCTTCGTCATGGGGGGCAGCCCGGGATTGGCATTGGGGCCGACGATTTCCACGCGTAATCCAAGGTCTTGGATCAAGGTGGGAACGTCCACAATTTGCAGACGCATCTTCAGGTGAACGATCGACTCACTGGTTAGGTTGCGAGAGCCCACCAAGGTCTCAGGAGTCAAGTTTTGGGCGCGGAGTTCCGCTTGAGCCGCTTGTACAATGCTGCCCATGTAGGCGCGTTGAGAGAGGCGGAGGATCTGGAAATCCTGCCATAAAAACGCAGCTGCTGTGACTGTGGCTCCCATGAGGACGGCCAGCACTCCCAGCAGCATGAAACGGCTAGCGATGGAAAAGCGAAGCTTCATGCCAACGTATCATGAGCAGCCCGGTCACGTGCAATGCCACG
Proteins encoded:
- a CDS encoding hybrid sensor histidine kinase/response regulator, translated to MKLRFSIASRFMLLGVLAVLMGATVTAAAFLWQDFQILRLSQRAYMGSIVQAAQAELRAQNLTPETLVGSRNLTSESIVHLKMRLQIVDVPTLIQDLGLRVEIVGPNANPGLPPMTKTPFIIVHDTALNLQPMEPDTQQLQDIVYRVMAGSSVVIGDANNPLEASLKRPYEWLLAGAPLMNADGRIAGVIIARQPRVHIRHLLNLPRLMVPALGTAIGLLPAILGFYLVGCAITRKTEALKAGFEALKQGNLNHRLPASGLDDLDSLQDQFNHAITGFQQEESRRQQMLGEFQKARKQAEVATAAKGDFLANMSHEIRTPMNGIIGTTSLLLEMGLDHEQEELVRMIRSSGESLLHLINDILDFSKIESGKMEIEDMPVDMEKLLAEVADVFSYRAAEKAIELNFHMDPALPRMFKGDFQRIKQVLVNLVGNSIKFTEKGEILILARQVSRKTPQGDLAHLHFSVRDTGIGIPSDKIGSLFQAFTQADTSTTRKYGGTGLGLAICRKLCRMMGGEISVISEQGQGSDFFFELPLRVAQDDAGREEEIGWQDIIKDQRIIYHSPHTTTQQILQQTLRQWATSAIALPKIEPATLARDLAESTVFIFDVSAFTPETAAPIMSIAATQGTGILVLLPLTLWKLRDQFTPAGYARYGKISKPAKRRELLRCLAELTRQPRVPLLPQQPAAPPTPPGLFIPPMAAMAAPAFIAPQISDHSSMPSGKAAPIPNAAQAWGYHPPHPPTQEPPASLPPMNAPDPNPAWLQPPPPAPPTPPSLNGFFQSNTESPPQAHYSRAGEAVHDAQISKDTSRAIAAAASASGESFAKQNPALILLVEDQPLNQKIATMLLQRLGYAQVDVANNGEEAVEKVSTGSYDLVFMDLQMPVMGGIDAARAIRSNFHLKNQPAIIAMTGHALTGVREECKEVGMNAFLTKPVSLDDFRKTIPPCLEKEAALRPMVL